From a single Ailuropoda melanoleuca isolate Jingjing chromosome 12, ASM200744v2, whole genome shotgun sequence genomic region:
- the LOC117804589 gene encoding LOW QUALITY PROTEIN: disintegrin and metalloproteinase domain-containing protein 1a-like (The sequence of the model RefSeq protein was modified relative to this genomic sequence to represent the inferred CDS: deleted 1 base in 1 codon), giving the protein MAMSVEAALRHSASSLSSLQKYQVVTYEAGRVLQTWASRMKRSRKALAAPGPSCVRLGIMLVLLLIFLPSLYCDPHSVYYSSYETVIPKSLTAKGREDPGEKASYTLLMQGQKQVIHLKVKRDYFVKNFPVFSYRNGVLGQGMPFIPHDCHYEGYIEGVPGSFVSLNTCSGLRGFLIKEGKPYGIEPMDTSKRFEHVLYTIAHQARVSCSVTSKGSQAVSTSRQRGSRKPRSLQALSSFWSHTKYVEMFVVVNNQRFQMWGSNVNETVQRVMDITALANIFTRGINTEVVLAGMEIWTERDLIEVPADLRVTLRNFNSWRQEKLFHRVKHDVAHMIVGHPPEEDVGQAFLNGACSRGFAAAVESFHHEDVLLFAALMVHELGHNLGIQHDHSACICNDKRFCLMHENITKESGFSNCSSDHFYQFLQEHKGACLFNKPRPKGRLRRQATCGNGVLEQNEECDCGPDCGGNPCCDQTCRLKEHAQCSEGLCCFNCQLRHKGFMCRSASGECDLPEYCDGTSGVCPRDHYKQDGTACDIIHYCFMGRCKNPDTQCMDIYGFPARSAPEDCYISMNTRGDRFGNCGFGASPRSKYVKCSDENIFCGKLVCTNITQVPPIKPHHTLIQVAHKDDWCWSMDAYNLTDIPDDGYVDTGTLCAPHKVCMNYSCIHHAVLRYDCEPKEMCNGRGVCNDLRHCHCEEGYAPPDCKAPGNGGSVDSGPPSKPDDGNPSEDESRSLSFDRGNFGRVGENRDETKSLGKIVYIFPLFLVAIFLSLIIGASVGAGKEISQCSQEAPEVTEEEAVQEKEVGRVEEEVEGKNE; this is encoded by the exons ATGGCCATGTCAGTGGAGGCTGCTTTGAGACACTCTGCCTCCTCCTTGTCTTCTCTACAGAAATACCAAGTGGTTACCTATGAGGCTGGCAGAGTGCTTCAGACTTGGGCTTCACGAATGAAGCGCTCAAGGAAGGCACTAGCAGCACCAGGACCTTCGTGTGTCAGGTTGGGGATCATGCTAGTGCTGTTACTGATTTTCCTGCCAAGCTTGTACTGTGACCCTCACTCTGTATATTACTCTTCTTATGAAACAGTCATCCCCAAGAGTCTGACGGCCAAGGGAAGGGAAGACCCAGGGGAAAAGGCATCCTATACGTTATTAATGCAGGGCCAGAAACAGGTGATTCACCTGAAGGTGAAGAGAGACTATTTTGTGAAGAACTTTCCAGTCTTCAGCTACCGCAATGGTGTCCTGGGGCAAGGAATGCCTTTCATCCCACATGACTGTCACTATGAAGGCTACATAGAAGGAGTCCCAGgctcttttgtttctctcaacACCTGTTCAGGCCTCAGGGGCTTCCTGATTAAGGAGGGGAAGCCCTATGGCATTGAGCCCATGGACACTTCAAAACGGTTTGAACATGTGTTGTACACCATCGCACACCAAGCTCGAGTCTCCTGTAGTGTCACTTCCAAAGGCAGCCAAGCCGTGTCCACCAGCCGGCAACGAGGGAGCAGGAAGCCTCGCAGTCTACAGGCACTGTCCTCCTTTTGGTCACACACCAAGTACGTGGAGATGTTCGTCGTGGTCAACAACCAGCGGTTCCAAATGTGGGGCAGTAATGTCAATGAGACAGTCCAGAGAGTAATGGACATCACTGCTCTGGCCAACATCTTCACTAGGGGAATAAACACCGAGGTGGTGCTGGCTGGAATGGAGATTTGGACCGAGCGGGACCTCATAGAAGTCCCAGCGGACTTGCGAGTTACACTCAGGAATTTCAATAGCTGGAGACAGGAGAAACTCTTCCATCGTGTGAAGCACGATGTTGCCCACATGATCGTGGGACATCCTCCTGAAGAGGATGTGGGACAGGCGTTTCTCAATGGTGCCTGTTCAAGAGGCTTTGCAGCAGCTGTTGAATCCTTCCATCATGAAGATGTCCTCCTGTTTGCAGCGCTCATGGTCCACGAGCTTGGGCACAACTTGGGTATTCAGCACGACCACTCGGCCTGCATTTGTAACGATAAACGCTTTTGCCTCATGCATGAgaatatcactaaagaaagtgGCTTCAGCAACTGCAGCTCTGACCACTTTTACCAGTTCCTCCAGGAACACAAAGGGGCCTGCCTATTTAACAAGCCTCGGCCCAAGGGTCGCCTGCGTAGGCAAGCCACCTGTGGAAATGGCGTGTTGGAGCAGAATGAGGAGTGTGACTGCGGACCCGACTGTGGTGGTAACCCATGCTGTGACCAAACATGTAGGCTGAAGGAGCATGCACAGTGTAGTGAAGGACTATGCTGTTTTAATTGCCAGTTGAGACATAAGGGATTCATGTGTCGCTCTGCTTCTGGAGAGTGTGACCTCCCAGAGTATTGTGATGGTACCTCTGGAGTATGCCCCAGAGACCACTATAAGCAAGATGGTACAGCGTGTGATATAATTCACTATTGTTTTATGGGCCGGTGTAAGAACCCTGATACTCAGTGCATGGATATATATGGGTTCCCTGCAAGGTCTGCCCCAGAAGACTGTTATATTTCCATGAACACCAGAGGGGACCGTTTC GGCAACTGTGGCTTTGGAGCTTCACCTCGTTCAAAATATGTTAAGTGTTCTGATGAGAATATATTTTGTGGGAAACTTGTATGTACAAATATTACACAGGTACCACCAATCAAACCCCACCATACTCTGATTCAGGTAGCTCACAAAGATGACTGGTGCTGGAGTATGGATGCCTATAACCttactgatatccctgatgatgGATATGTGGACACTGGTACCCTTTGTGCCCCACACAAAGTCTGCATGAATTACTCCTGCATTCATCATGCTGTGCTTAGGTACGACTGTGAACCAAAAGAAATGTGTAATGGGAGAGGAGTTTGCAACGATTTAAGGCACTGTCACTGTGAGGAGGGCTATGCCCCCCCTGACTGCAAAGCTCCAGGAAATGGGGGTAGTGTGGACAGTGGTCCCCCCAGCAAGCCAGATGATGGAAATCCAAGTGAAGATGAAAGTAGAAGTCTTAGTTTTGATCGTGGTAATTTTGGCAGAGTAGGTGAGAATAGAGATGAAACCAAAAGCCTTGGCAAGATAGTGTACATATTTCCCTTATTTCTTGTAGCAATATTTTTAAGTCTGATTATTGGTGCCAGTGTTGGGGCTGGAAAGGAAATATCACAGTGCTCACAAGAGGCTCCAGAAGTAACTGAAGAAGAAGCTGTACAAGAAAAGGAAGTAGGCAGAGTAGAGGAAGAagttgagggaaaaaatgagtaG
- the LOC100474522 gene encoding disintegrin and metalloproteinase domain-containing protein 1: MAMSMVASLRHSASILPLLWKNRGALKEGKITFQTWAPRKRDFRPGPVPESSYVRLGIVLLLVIFLPSLYCNLGSVDYTFYEIVIPKKLTVHERDTPVKDTSYTLLMQGQKQVIHLKVKRDYFVKNFPVFSYRNGVLGQGMPFISHDCHYEGYIEGVPGSFVSLNTCSGLRGFLIKEGKPYGIEPMDTSKRFEHVLYTVAHQARVSCSVTSKGSQAVSTSRFGQCYKRNLRGRTLMMLKHRGVDLAP, translated from the exons ATGGCCATGTCAATGGTAGCCTCTTTGAGACACTCTGCCTCTATACTGCCTTTGCTATGGAAAAACCGAGGGGCCTTGAAAGAGGGTAAGATAACGTTTCAGACTTGGGCTCCGCGAAAGAGGGACTTCAGGCCGGGGCCAGTGCCGGAATCTTCATATGTTAGACTGGGGATTGTGTTGCTGTTGGTGATTTTCCTGCCAAGCTTGTACTGTAACCTGGGATCTGTAGATTACACTTTCTATGAAATAGTCATCCCCAAGAAGCTGACTGTCCATGAAAGGGACACCCCAGTGAAAGATACATCCTATACGCTATTAATGCAGGGCCAGAAACAGGTGATTCACCTGAAGGTGAAGAGAGACTATTTTGTGAAGAACTTTCCAGTCTTCAGCTACCGCAATGGTGTCCTGGGGCAAGGAATGCCTTTCATCTCACATGACTGTCACTATGAAGGCTACATAGAAGGAGTCCCAGgctcttttgtttctctcaacACCTGTTCAGGCCTCAGGGGCTTCCTGATTAAGGAGGGGAAACCCTATGGCATTGAGCCCATGGACACTTCAAAACGGTTTGAACATGTGTTGTATACCGTGGCACACCAAGCTCGAGTCTCCTGTAGTGTCACTTCCAAAGGCAGCCAAGCCGTGTCCACCAGCCG GTTTGGACAGTGTTATAAACGGAACTTGAGAGGCCGAACTCTGATGATGTTAAAACATAGGGGTGTTGACCTTGCCCCATGA
- the LOC100482052 gene encoding disintegrin and metalloproteinase domain-containing protein 1a, with product MRYRLPPTRMATVKKNPKTKQKIRHPVLERTWRKLETMCAASQNVTCYSRCGIPVSWLLRRSNIDFPYDPATPPLGIHPKELKAGSRRAVFKEGKPYGIEPMDTSKRFEHVLYTMAHQARVSCSVTSKGSQAVSTSRQRGSRKPRSLQALSSFWSHTKYVEMFVVVNNQRFQMWGSNVNETVQRVMDITALANIFTRGINTEVVLAGMEIWTERDLIEVPADLRVTLRNFNSWRQEKLFHRVKHDVAHMIVGHHPEEDVGQAFLNGACSRGFAAAVESFHHEDVLLFAALMVHELGHNLGIQHDHSACICNDKRFCLMHENITKESGFSNCSSDHFYQFLREHKGACLFNKPRPKGRLRRQATCGNGVLEQNEECDCGPDCGGNPCCDQTCKLKENAKCSSGPCCNQTCGYMVKGNLCRSASGECDLPEYCDGTSDKCPTDTYKQDGTPCQRVYYCIQGVCKTPDTQCINVFGYPARSAPEECYISMNTRGDRFGNCGLPTPAPPEPTEKGPEVAAVKPPGAQPAPEEAADEVPQEEEEEEEEEEEEEEEEEEEEEEESEP from the exons ATGAGATACCGCCTCCCACCCACGAGGATGGCTACtgtcaaaaaaaaccccaaaacaaaacagaaaataagacatCCTGTGCTGGAGAGGACCTGGAGGAAATTGGAAACCATGTGTGCTGCCAGTCAAAATGTAACATGCTACAGCCGCTGCGGAATACCGGTGTCCTGGCTCCTCCGGAGATCAAACATAGACTTCCCATACGATCCGGCAACTCCACCTCTGGGTATacaccccaaagaactgaaagcagggtctcgaAGAGCCGTTT TTAAGGAGGGGAAGCCCTATGGCATTGAGCCCATGGACACTTCAAAACGGTTTGAACATGTGTTGTACACCATGGCACACCAAGCTCGAGTCTCCTGTAGTGTCACTTCCAAAGGCAGCCAAGCCGTGTCCACCAGCCGGCAACGAGGGAGCAGGAAGCCTCGCAGTCTACAGGCACTGTCCTCCTTTTGGTCACACACCAAGTACGTGGAGATGTTCGTCGTGGTCAACAACCAGCGGTTCCAAATGTGGGGCAGTAATGTCAATGAGACAGTCCAGAGAGTAATGGACATCACTGCTCTGGCCAACATCTTCACTAGGGGAATAAACACCGAGGTGGTGCTGGCTGGAATGGAGATTTGGACCGAGCGGGACCTCATAGAAGTCCCAGCGGACTTGCGAGTTACACTCAGGAATTTCAATAGCTGGAGACAGGAGAAACTCTTCCATCGTGTGAAGCACGATGTTGCCCACATGATCGTGGGACATCATCCTGAAGAGGATGTGGGACAGGCATTTCTCAATGGTGCCTGTTCAAGAGGCTTTGCAGCAGCTGTTGAATCCTTCCATCATGAAGATGTCCTCCTGTTTGCAGCGCTCATGGTCCACGAGCTTGGGCACAACTTGGGTATTCAGCACGACCACTCGGCCTGCATTTGTAACGATAAACGCTTTTGCCTCATGCATGAgaatatcactaaagaaagtgGCTTCAGCAACTGCAGCTCTGACCACTTTTACCAGTTCCTCCGGGAACACAAAGGGGCCTGCCTATTTAACAAGCCTCGGCCCAAGGGTCGCCTGCGTAGGCAAGCCACCTGTGGAAATGGCGTGTTGGAGCAGAATGAGGAGTGTGACTGTGGACCTGACTGTGGTGGTAACCCATGCTGTGACCAAACATGTAAACTGAAGGAAAACGCAAAGTGTAGTTCTGGACCCTGCTGTAATCAAACGTGTGGATATATGGTAAAGGGAAACTTGTGTCGTTCTGCTTCTGGAGAGTGTGACCTCCCAGAATATTGTGATGGTACCTCTGACAAATGTCCCACTGACACATACAAGCAAGATGGTACACCTTGTCAAAGAGTTTACTATTGCATTCAGGGTGTGTGCAAGACGCCTGATACTCAATGTATAAATGTTTTTGGGTACCCTGCAAGATCTGCTCCAGAAGAGTGTTATATTTCCATGAACACTAGAGGGGACCGGTTTGGAAACTGTGGACTTCCCACTCCAG CTCCTCCAGAGCCCACAGAAAAGGGTCCAGAAGTTGCTGCAGTAAAGCCCCCAGGAGCACAGCCTGCTCCAGAAGAGGCAGCGGATGAGGTTCcgcaagaagaggaagaggaagaggaagaggaagaggaagaagaggaggaagaggaagaagaggaagaggaagaatcagaGCCATAA